From Yersinia hibernica, a single genomic window includes:
- a CDS encoding zf-TFIIB domain-containing protein — MQCPVCKDTQLVMSERKSIEIDYCPNCRGVWLDRGELDKIIEKSTESAPAAASYSAPRNSDRDREYDSHGYAKPKHYKKKSFLSELFD; from the coding sequence ATGCAGTGTCCAGTATGCAAAGATACCCAACTGGTTATGTCTGAACGTAAAAGCATTGAGATTGATTATTGCCCAAACTGCCGTGGTGTTTGGCTTGACCGTGGGGAACTGGATAAAATCATTGAGAAATCAACTGAAAGTGCGCCAGCTGCGGCCTCTTATTCAGCCCCGAGAAACAGTGACCGTGACCGCGAATACGATAGCCACGGATATGCAAAACCGAAGCACTACAAGAAAAAAAGTTTTCTGTCAGAGTTATTTGACTAA
- a CDS encoding EAL domain-containing protein: MDSRLNIAVDCTFICEPVYKSDGKLLAVELLSRFTTTSFKSPIYTERFLHQLNAQMKIKLLHSQLSEVKNVQNWFIEHQIILSINIDFDMAHAVLNDDNVISLLNSMPFIRLEIMESFPNLSDGAENALLSKLAKRYSLWLDDFGSGNAHIAAAASGFFECVKIDKHFYWQWGGSATFDNLVMRLRDYCQHVVIEGVETHLQFSRLADSGVDAMQGYLFSSCALAAVSQLPLQYDYVNRR, translated from the coding sequence GTGGATAGCAGACTAAACATTGCAGTTGATTGCACTTTTATCTGTGAGCCTGTTTACAAAAGTGACGGTAAGTTACTGGCAGTAGAGTTATTGAGTCGGTTCACAACAACCTCTTTTAAATCGCCTATTTATACTGAGCGCTTCTTACATCAACTTAATGCTCAGATGAAGATCAAATTGTTGCACTCTCAATTATCTGAAGTAAAAAACGTGCAAAATTGGTTTATTGAACACCAAATAATACTCTCAATTAATATAGACTTTGACATGGCACATGCGGTGCTGAATGACGATAATGTCATCTCGTTATTGAACTCAATGCCTTTTATCCGGTTGGAGATAATGGAGAGTTTTCCCAATCTTAGTGATGGTGCGGAGAATGCACTATTAAGCAAATTGGCTAAACGATATTCCTTATGGTTGGATGATTTTGGCAGCGGTAATGCGCATATTGCTGCGGCAGCTAGCGGCTTCTTCGAGTGCGTAAAAATTGATAAACATTTTTATTGGCAATGGGGGGGAAGCGCTACGTTTGACAACCTGGTGATGCGATTGCGTGATTATTGCCAGCATGTTGTGATTGAAGGTGTCGAAACTCATTTGCAGTTTAGCCGACTTGCGGACAGTGGGGTTGATGCCATGCAAGGTTACTTATTCAGCTCTTGTGCATTGGCGGCGGTGAGCCAACTTCCTCTCCAGTATGACTATGTTAATAGGCGATAA